Proteins encoded within one genomic window of Drosophila willistoni isolate 14030-0811.24 chromosome XL unlocalized genomic scaffold, UCI_dwil_1.1 Seg141, whole genome shotgun sequence:
- the LOC6641449 gene encoding serine-rich adhesin for platelets, producing the protein MELFDQVRAAPPPDRIRDTKPVVQTENGSDDGIAEDDDDTLKDISMPSPVAVTPSPDFTLHNKKANAETIEEVKLSGSAKRKFSNDDGKEKDESGVKPTTDMDTKEINDEPEAQTDIQLDGDNQLQQQQQLQLLSPPKTKAEQKMFIDHDHHQPEATVSIPTTSVSAIRPCHVRVKRLTQKEISLHTAGSRRGSQRKRVRKSDQSAASTDPDTDSPSPGKKAKLSNKIHIKVPWLQNGAKQRNLQKLAREHTPPPSKLNRKAKGKNSPSGAKNRPMVSAGLIKRYGARYFGCVVKVKRTPMPPWPVHDVSFSLNNSNASSKRRSKKLNLSVSFSEAVEIFGSSETGTRRSTLGSGRSPRKGCVTVPTRLQRVDATGNILEDIALTSNAMLFGPSPAKRGRRSGGAIEESVKATCNGDGSLSRKLKRSSQRVPVAGLASLRLEDTSKAADEDDNGADDDEYIVPNELPGIHRAGTPIATPIKRKITVTTTTISDDDDNDDDDNNEEEEKEAGESLDTKESKRMEDEKEPEKAQENTEKEKPEKELIKEINENDTLKDDEQIKRELEELIKEQKQTKKEQDEKKELTEEQSEDTKDKEILHSSSSSEKEETTNIITETETENITEKENETLKDAADIKESKETSQMELRVEEEETLADEGENNMEPLLVSQTDISTNQETDDNDKQDEPKEDKEPQAAEDEDVEKKIKIDKTLKSSPLLGITTSTISVSKTEDPEDILEIATSLDDVRDLHTPLSPNSRCSTPQDDKKIVEQQLPIRSRLDSGDSESSFKSATEATDATNIDNPATNNETTTTTITTTTEAAEAAKSPASTTTTTTTTTITTIPTIKGESLSGDTDSISTTPFPAIGEIPSLNDEVLEELAEPDFQLNNSRHTISTGTLDDIMTALES; encoded by the exons ATGGAGTTGTTCGACCAAGTAAGAGCGGCACCGCCGCCAGACCGGATTAGGGACACCAAGCCGGTAGTTCAGACCGAAAATGGCAGCGATGACGGGATAGCCGAAGACGATGATGACACTCTGAAGGATATTTCAATGCCATCGCCCGTGGCTGTAACACCTTCACCAGATTTCACATTGCACAACAAAAAAGCGAATG CCGAAACGATTGAAGAAGTGAAACTGTCTGGCAGTGCTAAGCGCAAATTTTCCAATGACGACGGAAAGGAGAAAGACGAGTCTGGAGTAAAACCAACAACGGACATGGacacaaaagaaataaatgatgAGCCAGAAGCCCAGACAGACATCCAGCTGGATGGGGATAATcaactgcaacagcagcagcagctgcagctaCTTTCACCACCCAAAACAAAAGCCGAACAGAAAATGTTTATTGATCACGATCATCACCAACCAGAGGCAACCGTATCGATTCCAACTACCTCCGTTTCCGCCATAAGACCTTGCCATGTGCGCGTCAAAAGATTGACACAAAAGGAGATTTCCTTGCATACGGCTGGAAGTCGTCGCGGTAGTCAGCGAAAGCGAGTCCGAAAAAGCGATCAGTCGGCGGCTTCTACTGATCCTGACACTGATTCGCCATCGCCCGGCAAGAAGGCAAAGCTGAGTAACAAAATTCACATTAAAGTACCCTGGCTACAAAATGGCGCCAAGCAACGTAATCTACAGAAATTGGCTCGTGAGCATACTCCGCCACCGAGTAAACTTAATAGAAAGGCCAAAGGGAAGAACAGCCCAAGCGGGGCGAAAAATCGTCCAATGGTTAGCGCGGGATTGATCAAACGTTATGGTGCACGATACTTTGGCTGTGTGGTGAAGGTAAAACGTACACCGATGCCCCCCTGGCCCGTCCATGATGTCAGCTTCTCATTGAATAACAGCAATGCCAGCTCTAAGCGGCGCTCGAAAAAACTAAATCTTTCGGTTTCGTTCAGCGAGGCCGTCGAGATATTTGGTAGCAGTGAAACCGGGACGCGACGTTCCACTCTGGGATCAGGACGATCGCCGCGCAAAGGTTGTGTAACGGTGCCCACACGTTTGCAGCGTGTCGATGCCACTGGCAATATATTGGAGGACATTGCTCTAACCTCGAATGCCATGTTGTTTGGCCCCAGTCCGGCCAAGCGAGGACGTCGATCGGGTGGCGCCATCGAGGAGAGTGTCAAAGCCACATGCAATGGCGATGGCTCGTTATCAAGGAAACTCAAGAGGTCTTCACAGCGGGTGCCAGTCGCTGGTTTAGCGAGTTTACGTCTCGAGGATACGAGCAAGGCAGCTGATGAAGATGATAATGGCGCGGATGATGATGAGTATATAG tGCCGAATGAGTTGCCGGGCATACATCGAGCTGGGACACCCATTGCCACGCCCATTAAAAGGAAAATTACCGTCACAACTACAACCATAAGCGACGACGATGacaatgacgatgacgataacaatgaagaagaagaaaaagaagcaggAGAATCACTTGACACGAAAGAATCAAAGAGAATGGAGGACGAAAAGGAACCGGAGAAAGCGCAGGAAAACACAGAAAAAGAGAAACCCGAAAAGGAgttaataaaagaaataaatgagaACGATACGCTAAAAGATGATGAGCAGATAAAGAGAGAGCTAGAAGAGCTAATAAAGGAGCAAAAGCAAACCAAGAAAGAAcaagacgaaaaaaaagagcTAACTGAAGAGCAGTCAGAAGATACGAAAGATAAGGAAATCTTGCACTCATCTTCGTCTTCAGAAAAGGAGGAGACAACAAATATAATAACTGAAACAGAAACGGAAAATATCACagagaaagaaaatgaaaCCTTAAAGGATGCTGCAGATATTAAGGAATCCAAGGAAACAAGTCAAATGGAATTAAGagtggaagaagaagaaacctTAGCGGACGAAGGCGAGAACAATATGGAGCCCTTGTTGGTCAGTCAAACGGATATCTCCACAAACCAAGAAACTGATGATAATGACAAACAAGATGAACCAAAAGAAGACAAAGAGCCACAAGCAGCCGAAGACGAAGAcgttgaaaagaaaataaaaattgataaaacaTTGAAATCATCACCGTTGCTAGGCATCACCACCAGCACGATCAGCGTTAGCAAAACCGAAGATCCCGAGGATATATTGGAAATTGCCACATCTCTTGACGATGTCCGGGATCTGCATACGCCTCTGTCCCCAAATAGTCGGTGTAGCACACCACAAGATGACAAGAAAATAGTCGAACAGCAGTTGCCTATACGTTCGCGTCTCGATTCGGGTGATTCGGAATCGAGTTTTAAATCGGCGACCGAAGCAACTGATGCCACAAACATAGATAATCCTGCAACTAATAACGaaactactacaacaacaataacaacaacaacagaagcaGCTGAAGCTGCCAAATCTCCtgccagcaccaccaccaccacaaccaCAACCACAATAACCACAATCCCCACCATAAAAGGTGAATCGCTAAGTGGTGACACAGATAGTATATCTACAACACCATTTCCAGCAATTGGTGAAATTCCCAGTCTGAATGATGAGGTCCTTGAAGAGTTGGCAG AGCCCGATTTTCAGTTGAATAACAGCCGACACACAATTTCAACGGGCACTTTGGATGACATAATGACTGCGTTGGAGTCTTAG